Proteins found in one Methylophilaceae bacterium genomic segment:
- the ccoG gene encoding cytochrome c oxidase accessory protein CcoG: protein MTETNNAVIEEKATSPQEVVISLYKAEDKIYPRSIFGYFAKWRWAMIWLTQLFFYGVPWLEWGQRQALLFDLPGRRFYIANLVLYPQDLIYLTAILIISALSLFLFTAIAGRLWCGYTCPQTVYTEIFLWIERKIEGDRAKRMRLDAAKISLEKLSRKSAKHFVWIAFAAWTGFTFVGYFTPIRELASEMMQLNLGSWATFWVIFYAFATYGNAGFMREQVCKYMCPYARFQSAMFDDDTLIVTYDEARGEPRGAGSRKNTTKTESLGACIDCSLCVQVCPTGIDIREGLQYECIGCGLCADVCDDVMDKIEQPRGLIKYTTQNAMDNHWTRSEMLKRILRPRVLIYSAILFLLIAALLTSLWFRTPFKVNVVRDRSVLARLVEGGMLENVYRLQIMNATENRHQYRLNVNGLQNAKVGFKGSDRNPLITVEPAEARWIVVDVTLPDGSLESGKHKIEFEIEEVDSQETLIEKSIFLVPR from the coding sequence ATGACTGAAACTAATAACGCCGTTATTGAAGAAAAAGCCACCTCGCCGCAAGAGGTGGTTATTTCTTTATATAAAGCAGAAGATAAGATATATCCGCGCAGTATTTTTGGTTATTTTGCTAAGTGGCGATGGGCAATGATTTGGCTCACGCAACTGTTTTTTTATGGTGTGCCTTGGTTAGAATGGGGTCAAAGACAAGCACTATTGTTTGATTTGCCAGGCAGACGCTTTTATATTGCTAATCTGGTTTTATATCCACAAGATTTAATTTATCTAACAGCCATTTTAATTATTTCAGCACTGTCCCTGTTTTTATTTACGGCAATTGCGGGCCGTTTGTGGTGTGGCTATACCTGTCCGCAGACCGTTTATACGGAGATTTTTCTTTGGATAGAAAGAAAAATTGAAGGTGACCGTGCCAAAAGAATGCGATTAGATGCGGCGAAAATATCGCTAGAAAAGTTATCGAGAAAGTCTGCTAAACACTTTGTTTGGATTGCGTTTGCCGCTTGGACAGGCTTTACATTTGTTGGATACTTTACGCCAATTCGTGAACTTGCATCAGAAATGATGCAGCTTAATCTTGGTTCATGGGCAACGTTCTGGGTGATTTTCTATGCCTTTGCAACCTATGGAAATGCCGGTTTTATGCGTGAGCAGGTTTGCAAGTATATGTGTCCTTATGCCCGTTTTCAAAGCGCGATGTTTGATGATGACACGCTGATTGTGACCTATGATGAAGCGCGCGGTGAACCAAGAGGGGCAGGCTCACGTAAAAATACGACTAAAACGGAATCATTAGGCGCTTGTATTGACTGCAGTTTATGTGTGCAAGTCTGTCCTACCGGGATAGATATTCGTGAAGGCTTGCAGTACGAATGTATTGGCTGTGGCTTGTGTGCCGATGTTTGTGACGATGTGATGGATAAAATAGAACAACCTAGAGGCTTAATCAAATATACCACACAAAATGCGATGGATAATCACTGGACACGCAGTGAAATGCTGAAACGTATTTTGCGACCACGGGTGCTGATTTATTCAGCGATATTATTTCTATTAATCGCGGCTTTATTAACAAGTTTATGGTTCAGAACACCGTTTAAAGTCAACGTTGTTCGTGATCGCTCGGTACTCGCAAGGCTGGTAGAAGGCGGTATGTTAGAAAATGTGTATCGCTTACAAATCATGAATGCCACCGAGAATAGACACCAGTATCGTCTCAATGTGAATGGCTTACAAAACGCAAAAGTTGGATTTAAAGGCAGCGATAGAAACCCACTGATTACAGTAGAGCCGGCTGAAGCGCGTTGGATAGTGGTAGATGTGACATTACCCGATGGCTCGCTAGAAAGCGGTAAACATAAAATTGAATTTGAAATCGAAGAAGTAGATAGTCAAGAAACATTGATTGAGAAGTCGATATTCCTGGTGCCTAGATAA
- the ccoP gene encoding cytochrome-c oxidase, cbb3-type subunit III has translation MSDFFNNFWPYFIAIITVVGIIGCAFLLWFTSKMKIVSKNGDNTSGHVWDEDITEMNNPLPRWWVWLFIITIIFGFIYLALYPGLATYDGSKNWTQENQYHAEVAEANEALKPLYAKFDGVSVEALSAMPAAKAIGERLYMNNCAQCHASDARGGRGFPNLTDHDWLHGGSPEKIEETLINGRNGMMPPMGAMVGSDEDIKNLANYVLSLSGSMHDAARAGLGEAKFATCAACHGPDGKGNQALGAPNLTDNIWLHGAGEAAIISRIKNGIVNQMPAQEDKLTPEQIKVLTAYIWGLSNGTKH, from the coding sequence ATGAGTGATTTTTTCAATAATTTTTGGCCTTACTTTATCGCCATTATTACGGTTGTTGGCATTATTGGTTGTGCATTCTTATTATGGTTCACAAGCAAAATGAAAATCGTGAGTAAGAACGGTGACAATACCAGTGGTCATGTATGGGATGAAGATATAACCGAAATGAATAATCCACTACCAAGATGGTGGGTGTGGTTATTTATTATTACCATCATTTTTGGTTTTATTTATTTGGCACTTTATCCCGGTTTAGCCACCTATGATGGCTCAAAAAACTGGACGCAAGAGAATCAATATCATGCAGAAGTTGCTGAAGCAAATGAAGCATTGAAGCCACTTTATGCTAAATTTGACGGCGTGTCAGTAGAAGCGTTATCCGCTATGCCAGCGGCAAAAGCAATTGGAGAGCGCTTGTATATGAATAATTGTGCACAATGTCATGCTTCTGATGCGCGCGGCGGCAGAGGATTTCCTAATCTTACTGACCATGATTGGCTTCATGGCGGTAGCCCAGAAAAAATTGAAGAAACCCTAATCAACGGCCGTAACGGTATGATGCCGCCAATGGGTGCCATGGTAGGCAGTGATGAAGATATAAAAAATCTGGCTAACTACGTACTCAGTCTTTCTGGCAGTATGCACGATGCCGCGAGAGCGGGTTTAGGTGAAGCTAAATTTGCAACATGTGCAGCTTGTCATGGTCCTGATGGAAAAGGCAATCAAGCATTAGGCGCACCAAATTTAACTGATAATATTTGGTTGCATGGTGCTGGTGAGGCGGCGATTATTAGTCGTATTAAAAACGGTATTGTTAATCAAATGCCTGCGCAAGAAGATAAACTCACCCCAGAACAAATAAAAGTATTAACGGCTTATATTTGGGGATTATCAAATGGAACAAAACATTAA
- a CDS encoding cbb3-type cytochrome c oxidase subunit 3, protein MDINLLRILVTLISFIVFVGIIVWVWRHRHTADFEEAARLPFDEK, encoded by the coding sequence ATGGATATCAACTTATTACGTATATTAGTCACATTGATTAGTTTTATTGTATTTGTTGGCATTATTGTTTGGGTATGGCGCCATCGCCATACTGCAGATTTTGAAGAGGCAGCCAGACTGCCTTTTGATGAAAAATAA
- the ccoO gene encoding cytochrome-c oxidase, cbb3-type subunit II: MSDLNDKKTGFSHEKIETNNFLMIVLILVVVSIGGLVEIVPLFFQKSTTEPIKGLEPYTPLQLVGRDIYQREGCYNCHSQMIRPLRAETLRYGHYSVAGEFVYDHPFQWGSKRTGPDLHRVGGKYSDEWQRIHLINPRDVVPESIMPAYPWLENAPVNADIGKNMAALRKVGVPYTDEQIAGAAAEVEGKTELDAIIAYMQVLGIHLK; the protein is encoded by the coding sequence ATGTCAGATTTAAATGATAAAAAAACAGGCTTCAGTCACGAGAAGATTGAAACCAATAACTTTTTGATGATTGTATTGATATTGGTCGTGGTGTCGATTGGTGGGCTGGTAGAAATCGTGCCTTTGTTCTTTCAAAAGTCGACAACTGAACCTATCAAAGGCTTGGAGCCATACACACCGTTACAATTAGTTGGGCGTGATATTTATCAGCGCGAAGGGTGCTATAACTGTCATTCACAGATGATACGACCACTAAGGGCAGAAACATTGCGCTATGGCCATTACTCTGTTGCAGGTGAGTTTGTTTACGATCACCCGTTCCAGTGGGGCAGTAAGCGTACTGGTCCTGATTTGCATCGTGTGGGTGGGAAGTACAGTGATGAATGGCAACGTATTCATCTAATCAATCCGCGTGATGTGGTGCCAGAATCGATTATGCCAGCGTATCCATGGTTAGAAAACGCACCAGTGAATGCCGATATTGGAAAAAATATGGCGGCATTGCGTAAAGTGGGTGTGCCATATACCGACGAACAGATTGCAGGTGCGGCGGCAGAAGTGGAAGGCAAAACAGAGCTAGATGCCATTATTGCTTATATGCAAGTGTTGGGCATTCATCTTAAATAA
- the ccoN gene encoding cytochrome-c oxidase, cbb3-type subunit I has product MQSLGSESLTYHDTAVRQFSIMAVVWGVVGMLVGVIIAAQLVWPELNLGLPWTSFGRLRPLHTNAVIFAFGGCTLFATAYYVVQRTSQVSLFMPKLAAFTFWGWQVVIVAAAISLPLGFTQSKEYAELEWPIDLLIAVVWVSFAVVFFGTIAKRKVRHIYVANWFFGAFIIAVALLHIVNSAAIPVSFMKSYSAYAGVQDAMVQWWYGHNAVGFFLTAGFLGIMYYFVPKQAERPVYSYSLSIVHFWALIFTYMWAGPHHLHYTALPDWTQSLGMVFSLILLAPSWGGMINGMMTMSGAWHKLRTDPILRFMIVSLSFYGMSTFEGPMMAIKTVNSLSHYTDWTIGHVHSGALGWVGLVSMGALYHLVPKLFGKEKMHSIKAIELHFWMATIGIVLYIAALWISGVMEGLMWRAVNADGTLAYTFVESVKAKFPYYFIRLLGGLLYLGGMVVMLWNVLKTATSGQPATATIPPVAAHV; this is encoded by the coding sequence ATGCAAAGTTTAGGAAGTGAATCGTTGACTTATCACGATACAGCGGTAAGGCAGTTTTCTATTATGGCGGTTGTTTGGGGGGTTGTTGGCATGCTGGTTGGGGTGATTATTGCTGCCCAGCTTGTTTGGCCTGAACTGAATTTGGGCTTGCCATGGACCAGTTTTGGTCGGTTACGTCCGTTACACACCAATGCTGTGATTTTTGCTTTTGGCGGTTGTACGCTGTTTGCGACTGCTTATTATGTGGTGCAACGTACCAGTCAAGTCAGTTTATTTATGCCAAAACTGGCCGCTTTTACCTTTTGGGGTTGGCAAGTTGTCATTGTTGCCGCTGCCATTTCACTGCCATTAGGCTTTACGCAAAGTAAAGAATATGCAGAACTAGAATGGCCAATTGATTTATTAATTGCCGTGGTTTGGGTTTCTTTTGCAGTTGTGTTTTTTGGCACGATTGCCAAGCGTAAAGTAAGACATATTTACGTTGCAAACTGGTTTTTTGGTGCTTTTATTATTGCAGTTGCTTTGCTGCATATCGTCAATAGTGCAGCTATCCCAGTGAGCTTTATGAAATCTTATTCTGCTTACGCTGGTGTGCAAGATGCCATGGTGCAGTGGTGGTATGGCCATAATGCCGTTGGTTTCTTCTTAACCGCAGGGTTCTTGGGCATTATGTATTACTTTGTACCTAAGCAAGCAGAGCGCCCAGTGTATTCATATAGCTTGTCCATTGTTCACTTCTGGGCATTGATTTTTACCTATATGTGGGCAGGTCCGCATCATCTACATTACACAGCGTTGCCAGATTGGACACAGTCATTGGGCATGGTGTTTTCATTGATTTTATTAGCACCAAGTTGGGGCGGTATGATTAATGGCATGATGACCATGTCGGGTGCATGGCATAAATTACGTACGGATCCTATCTTACGTTTCATGATTGTTTCATTATCTTTCTACGGCATGAGTACGTTTGAAGGCCCAATGATGGCGATTAAAACGGTTAACTCACTTTCTCACTATACTGATTGGACAATTGGTCATGTGCATTCAGGTGCTTTAGGTTGGGTTGGTTTAGTTTCGATGGGTGCGCTTTATCACTTAGTACCAAAATTATTTGGCAAAGAAAAAATGCATAGCATTAAAGCCATCGAATTACATTTCTGGATGGCAACAATAGGTATCGTACTTTACATTGCAGCCTTGTGGATTTCAGGTGTGATGGAAGGCTTGATGTGGCGTGCAGTGAATGCTGATGGCACATTGGCTTATACCTTTGTTGAAAGCGTAAAAGCCAAGTTCCCATACTACTTTATTCGTTTACTGGGTGGTCTACTTTACCTTGGTGGTATGGTCGTTATGCTTTGGAATGTATTGAAAACAGCGACGAGTGGTCAGCCAGCAACGGCAACTATTCCACCTGTTGCAGCTCACGTTTAA
- the ccoS gene encoding cbb3-type cytochrome oxidase assembly protein CcoS, which produces MDILFLLVPLSVILVLIILGGLWWAIYSGQFEDIEEEGERILHED; this is translated from the coding sequence ATGGACATTCTCTTTTTACTCGTTCCTTTGTCAGTCATTTTGGTTTTAATCATTTTGGGTGGTCTTTGGTGGGCAATCTATTCAGGTCAATTTGAAGATATTGAAGAAGAGGGTGAGCGTATATTGCACGAAGATTGA
- the cadA gene encoding cadmium-translocating P-type ATPase: protein MDNPSVTFSKLPANSDEITDTDSILLALDEPDEWSSFSTKLPNVEHTWESHLAVEGMHCASCALNIEKTVKALPGIVSAEVNATSGRARLVWSSEHTTPSIWMGAINQAGYRALPAADALVRNDRRKSQRLMLWRLLVAGFCMLQVMMYTMPAYYASPGEMTQDTLNLMRWASWVLTLPVMLFSSGPFFKSALTDIKQRQISMDFPVSLGILIAFLVSSAATFEPNGWWGSEVYFDSLTMLVFFLLTGRWIELRMRNKTAGALDVLMRRLPSIIERLNADGQFERIAVRRLMVGDVVRVLPGEAFPADGIITLGDTKADESLLTGESRPVSKALGVEVIAGSHNLSAAVQVRITQIGDNTRYAQIVALMERASVDKPRLAILADRIAQPFLLLVLLAAAGTALYLWQVDQSRALMTAVAVLIVTCPCALSLATPAAMLTVSGKLARTGILVRKMQALEALTNIDTIVFDKTGTLTLDKMIVGNISVSGILSETEALQIAADMARHSLHPVSRALVEAAKSVALNNTKLVSAVQEVSGAGLTAKSAWGNLKLGNTRFCDLTADEMANSEGSMVHLVSDKGWLASFAIVESIKPSAASCVRHVTEHGLHVAVLSGDKLASVQRVAEAVGIQAVFGDCSPQDKLAHIQALQQQGRKVLMVGDGLNDGPVLASAHVSIAMGQAVPLAQAQSDFVVMNGDLAMVPYLIGQAKRTMRIVKQNLTWAAIYNATCVPLAVAGLLPAWLAGLGMALSSLLVILNAARLANIDTIQG from the coding sequence ATGGATAACCCATCAGTTACATTCAGTAAATTACCTGCGAACAGTGATGAAATAACTGACACTGATAGCATTTTGCTTGCGCTGGATGAGCCCGATGAATGGTCAAGCTTTAGCACCAAGTTACCAAATGTTGAGCACACGTGGGAATCCCATTTGGCAGTGGAGGGCATGCATTGTGCTTCATGTGCGCTGAATATAGAAAAGACAGTCAAAGCTTTGCCAGGCATTGTGAGTGCAGAGGTCAATGCAACCAGTGGCCGCGCACGTTTAGTGTGGTCTTCAGAACATACAACCCCCTCAATATGGATGGGGGCGATTAATCAGGCAGGTTATCGTGCTTTACCAGCAGCCGATGCACTGGTGCGTAATGATAGGCGTAAGAGTCAGCGCTTGATGCTTTGGCGTTTGCTGGTTGCTGGTTTCTGTATGTTGCAAGTCATGATGTATACCATGCCAGCCTATTATGCGAGCCCCGGCGAGATGACACAAGACACGCTTAATTTGATGCGCTGGGCTTCGTGGGTGTTAACCTTGCCTGTGATGCTTTTCTCAAGCGGCCCATTTTTTAAAAGCGCACTAACCGATATTAAACAGCGTCAAATTAGTATGGATTTTCCCGTGTCTCTTGGGATTTTGATTGCTTTTTTGGTCAGCTCTGCGGCAACGTTTGAACCAAATGGATGGTGGGGATCAGAAGTCTATTTTGATTCGTTAACCATGTTGGTGTTTTTTCTGCTTACTGGGCGCTGGATAGAGTTACGCATGCGTAATAAAACTGCAGGGGCACTGGATGTATTGATGCGGCGCTTACCCAGCATCATCGAGCGTCTCAATGCTGATGGCCAATTTGAACGTATTGCGGTAAGGCGCTTGATGGTAGGCGATGTGGTGCGTGTGCTGCCCGGTGAGGCATTTCCAGCAGATGGCATCATTACATTGGGAGATACCAAAGCAGATGAATCATTACTGACAGGAGAATCTCGTCCTGTCTCAAAAGCCTTGGGCGTTGAAGTGATTGCAGGCAGTCATAATTTAAGTGCAGCGGTGCAAGTGCGTATTACACAAATTGGAGACAATACGCGCTATGCCCAAATAGTCGCATTAATGGAGCGTGCGTCAGTCGATAAGCCGAGATTAGCTATATTGGCCGATCGTATTGCGCAACCATTTTTGCTGTTGGTATTGTTGGCGGCGGCTGGTACTGCGCTTTATTTATGGCAAGTCGATCAAAGTCGTGCGTTAATGACGGCAGTAGCGGTACTGATTGTGACCTGTCCTTGTGCACTCTCTTTGGCCACGCCCGCAGCAATGTTGACTGTGTCTGGCAAGTTGGCGCGCACGGGTATCTTAGTACGTAAAATGCAAGCGCTGGAGGCATTAACCAATATAGATACCATTGTGTTTGATAAAACGGGCACGCTAACATTGGATAAAATGATAGTGGGCAACATTTCAGTTAGTGGTATTTTGAGTGAGACGGAAGCCTTGCAAATCGCCGCCGACATGGCACGACATTCATTACATCCAGTTTCACGTGCCTTGGTAGAGGCGGCAAAATCGGTAGCGCTCAATAATACTAAGTTAGTCAGCGCCGTACAAGAAGTGTCGGGAGCAGGTTTAACAGCAAAGTCAGCGTGGGGAAATCTAAAATTAGGCAATACAAGATTTTGTGATTTGACTGCCGATGAGATGGCAAACAGCGAAGGATCTATGGTGCATTTAGTGTCCGATAAGGGCTGGTTAGCCAGTTTCGCAATAGTTGAATCAATTAAACCAAGCGCGGCATCTTGTGTGCGTCATGTCACAGAACACGGTTTGCATGTTGCTGTATTATCTGGTGATAAATTGGCTTCGGTGCAACGTGTTGCAGAAGCTGTTGGTATTCAGGCTGTGTTTGGTGATTGTAGTCCGCAAGATAAATTGGCGCATATTCAAGCCTTGCAACAACAAGGCAGAAAAGTATTAATGGTCGGTGATGGTTTAAATGATGGACCAGTATTGGCGAGCGCACATGTTTCAATCGCGATGGGGCAAGCTGTGCCATTGGCGCAAGCGCAATCTGATTTTGTTGTGATGAATGGCGATCTTGCAATGGTGCCCTATTTAATCGGGCAAGCGAAGCGAACCATGCGTATCGTTAAACAGAACTTAACATGGGCGGCTATCTACAATGCAACCTGCGTGCCGCTTGCGGTTGCTGGTCTGTTGCCAGCATGGTTGGCAGGATTAGGCATGGCGCTGAGTTCACTATTGGTGATTTTGAACGCGGCGCGCCTGGCAAATATTGATACAATTCAGGGCTAG